TACTGTAGATAGGCGCTCctggagaggaagaggatcCTTAGACACATCCCGATGTGCCAGACGACCCCCCGCCCCAGCCGCATATCTGAGAATCCAGCGAGGCGATCTTTCCTGGTGTGCCAGACGCTTGAGCTTCGATTGTGGGCGCGCCTCAACCCCAGGGAGCAGCTGGGGCGGCGGGAGCAGCTTTGCcttctgttttcttttttttctttcttttcctACTGCCACGAGTGAcgagcggagggcgcgccaAGTCTTGCTTGTGTGCGTGGTTTATTCTGTCGTCTTCTCAGCGCTTCGTTTTCGGCCGGGCGTCTTCGACGGGGCCATCAGCATTTCTGCTCTTCAGTGGCTGTGTAGCGCCATCCGGTCAGAGGTTCCTGCCGCGACCATAGCGactgcctcggcgtcgactCGCGAAGAAAATGAAGAGGACATGGAGAgctgcgaggaggacgaaagCGATGACGACGGGCACTCGCGCTCCCGGAGTCCCAATGCCGACGCGAACGAAGTTGCCATGAGCCATGACGCCTCCTCAGACGGCGCGGCTACGTCCACAGTGAACAGTCtgtcggcagcggcggcccggggcgccgctctcgtcCCCTCCGCGGCTGGAGATGCGAAGCCCAACGCACCCTACAAGCGGCTACGGTGTCTCTTCCAGTGGCTCTTTGCCAGCCTCAAGacaggcggacgcgcggtACGTCTCATCTGGTATGCCAGCGACTCAAAGCGAGCGAAGGTCGGGTTCACTCGCAGGGGCAGACCGCAACGCAGTCGAGGCCTCGAGACCTCGTGCCGAGTCATCGGCGTGGCGagcttcgccgtctcggcgcgtggcgcgaAAAAGTCGGACGGAGCCGGTTTCTTGCGTATGAAAAGAGATGAACTCTACTCCTACCTGGGGTTCGGATCGCCAAGCGGCcgggcggccgctgcgcacaAACCTCTGTCGGTGTAGGCTATCTCGTGCAAAGCGGAAACCTTCGCGTCGGCAGGAGAGCAAACCGTTACTCGCAGTCTGTGAAGGAAGTCACCCCCGTATCAGCGGACCGCTGCGTTCCAAAATGTCTCACTTTTCAGGTCCTGCAGTTCTATCCAGACTCGCCTCAGCAAGTCGAAATGGTGACATCGGCGGCGCTACGGAGCGGCTTCGGCGGTGGCATTGTTGTCGACTACCCGAACTCGACGAAAGCGAAAAAGTGAGGACTTGCGTTTTCAGATCGCAGGCAAGGAGTCCGCCCGTATCTCGCCTGAAGGGGGGTGGCTTGGCCAGTTTACCGCTACTCCTCGCTCGTGGGACGTTGGTGCATGGAACGGTAGAGGGTGTAGGGTCCGATCGAACAGTGATGGCACagcgctccgcggcagcctcctcAGAATCGCTCAGCTCTAGCGCTGCGGAGGTATGGCACGACGATTCCCTctggcgcgcgtgcggcttcCTCAGGTTTTTTTTGGTTCTGTGGGTGGGCGGGAGCCACCTACCTGATCAGCAGCAACAACTTCAACAGCTCCAGGCGGCTGCCTTGGGCACCGACGGGCCTGCGCACATCGAGTCTGCACGCCGAGAGTAAGAGCGTAGGGTTGAGGGTCCGGGGCGCTCGAGTGTTTTTGGGCTTTCGCCGGGGGTCGGTATCCTCGTGGGGCGGGTTAGTCTTGTGACAAACACTGAGCGCCTGTCTGCGTGTTTGAAGGGCGACAGGCTGGGCGTGTATTTCGAGGGCGACAAGAACCGTTTGGagtgcgcctctgcggaggcgcgtaTGCGCCTTTTATTGGCAGGAAATGCGAACTGGCGAGTGTGTTTGCGTGTtaccggcgccgctgcggaaggcGTCTTCTGATCGTGACGAGCTGGCGCGCAGAGATGCGTAGTGTTTTTGATGCTTGCTAAAACGAGGTTAACGATGCGCAGCCTTGTCTGGTTGtgcaggcggcagaagaaTATCCGGCGAGGAAAGAGTAGCAAGGCAACGGTTACCCGCCGCGAATGGatcgagaagaaaaaggagaagcagcgactTCAGGTGCGTTTGCATAAACAGCAGCACCTCTGTCCATCTGTGTGCCCTCGTTTTTGCATAGCTCTGCGGTCTGTACATGTTTGGCGCGGCCTGCTCTCGGAGGAGGGAACACGGGACGCAGGTCAGTTGACAATGGGTTATCGTCTATGCCTCCCGGTGTGAGGCCTGAGAAATCAAAGCTAGCTCCTCTTCCATGATGACGACACGACAGAAACACGTCTGCGGTCATGCTGCGATGCGCCGTCTtgtctgcttctctttcGCAGGGCAAGAAGGTTCGCCACGAGAGCAAATACACAGGACGGAAGAGGAAAGACAGATTCTAGCCGCAGAGGTTCCTCCTCAATCGATatgcgctgccgcctcttctccATAGCGTGTTTCCCATGGCGCCGAGAGTCCACTGTCGTGCGCCAGGGGGCGTTTTTTGACTGCACGTACTTCCATATGGCATGTGCGGATGCTGTGTCCCGACCAGTGACAACAAACTCATTGACTCTAACGGCTCCTCTGCCTACTATAGGCGTCATTATTGGGCTAAGTTTTCGGAATCTCCCTCGTTAGCGCGACCCCGACACGGGTGTTACGTTGAAAATTGAGAGTAGAAGCGCGAAGAGCCTCAGAAAAGTAGAAATGTGAAGTAGCATTGCCTACTCCGGAGCAGCAGGACTAGTCTGCCACGATTCGGGACAACGTCGGATCAAGGCCGGAATTAGTAGGGAGGAAAGGAAGTGCTGTGTGGCGAATACCAGTTGAAGAACTCCCACAACTGGTCAAGTAAGCCGTCCTTGCCCGCTGTACAGGAGACACTGCTGCTCCACAGATGGATGACCAGTTCGGGCACCCCGCCAGCACACAGCTCCGTCGTTTGTTACATATTTTGCAGGAGTCAGGTGTAGTAACTGGAGACACATGCTGTTGCAGAGCTGGGCGTGCGCAGCTGTGGCGCGCACACATCAGGAATTCAGGCAAATGCAGCACGTGGTGCGCCGGAAAAGCTGCCCGCCTATGACGGCTGAGTGGACAGGGTGGAGATGAGTCTGTACAGTGTATTGCTTGACGTTCTTGAAGTTGGCTACCCTTTAGGTCGGACGGGATATTACCTCCGTTCATGGAGGCGAGCCAGTTCACCGCTTATCCGCGGCATTTGCGAAGGCtgcggggggaggcggggggtgAGCTTGCGGTTTCGAGAACGCCGATAAAATGGCTAAGAACAGGCGGCAACGCCGTCACTATCATTTGAGAAAGGCGGGATAGCAGCATACAACAATGTTACGTCTACAACCCGCGTAACTTCTTCACGAACCAAGCCACGATGCACATGCCATACCCTCGAAGCCGATGCTCACCACTCCAGCCATCCCGGAATGCATTACGCTGGGATTCCACCCTCAGCTTTCCCTTGCAGTAGAGAGACGAGACGCTTCAGGGTTGCCTGTTTCACAGGATGACACAATATGCATTTCACACCCCACGGTTGCAAATTGCTCCACCTGTGGCTGTGAAATGAAGGCAACGCTCCCTTGAACCCGCAGGGTACAGCACCGTCGAAGACGACTTCGCATATATTTGCGAGAAACACGCACACGGAAAGTTGGTGTTGCTGTCTGCCTTCTGTAGATGATGCGAAGGAGGGTGTTCCGAAGTCATATGCCCAACACGCGCACCCCAGAGGTGCTTGAGCGGGTCAACCTGCTGCGATTCCAGCTCCTCGACGCGAAGTCTGAAAGGCCAACGGCAGCCGGTTCAAGGAGACGTGAACATCCAGCCAGGTGCCAGTTGCAGCCACCGGTACATTCCTGGGCTGTGTAAGACCTGTGTCACGGCTTTTCCCGCAGCATGGCACGAACTGGTATAGGCGTGCCTGCCCACAGGGGCCCATGAATGAGGTTTACCAAGTGGTGCTCCCTCGGGTGCGACAGCCAGGCGGCCACCCCTCAAGGGAGTTTCTCGGTCTCAATCCTCGTCTCTTTGACAGGGTGGCTGGGCGTCTGAGGCCGGACGCTGCTTGTGCGCGACCTCACTCAACTCCTCAAATCGTCCTCAGCAGTGAGCAGTGGGGCGGAGGTGGCAGTGGAAGACTTGCCTTGTGACATTACCAACAAGTCAATCCCAGCGGCAGTGTCTGAAAGAAATGAAAG
The Besnoitia besnoiti strain Bb-Ger1 chromosome VIII, whole genome shotgun sequence genome window above contains:
- a CDS encoding methyltransferase (encoded by transcript BESB_085140), with amino-acid sequence MSRPEYEASADVFYNALEAKKYARSSRMQAIQTQLTDRALELLLLPAASEGNGETQPSLLLDLGFGSGISGARLADKGHFVVGVDISKCMLDEAVDAGNTEENADAILADLGKPLRFRPGVFDGAISISALQWLCSAIRSEVPAATIATASASTREENEEDMESCEEDESDDDGHSRSRSPNADANEVAMSHDASSDGAATSTVNSLSAAAARGAALVPSAAGDAKPNAPYKRLRCLFQWLFASLKTGGRAVLQFYPDSPQQVEMVTSAALRSGFGGGIVVDYPNSTKAKKFFLVLWVGGSHLPDQQQQLQQLQAAALGTDGPAHIESARRERQKNIRRGKSSKATVTRREWIEKKKEKQRLQGKKVRHESKYTGRKRKDRF